The window TGAGCAGGGGGACTATGCCGGGGCGGAACGGGAGTACCGATATGTACAGGAAGCCAACCCGGAACTGGCGCAACAGTATCCCTACCTGGGAACCTGGCGGGAAATCCTGGGACAGCCCCTGAGCTACTCGGACCGCCTGGTAACAACCCTGTGGATGGATGCCCAATGGCAGATGGAAACGGAGTGGCTTACGGAAACGGAGCAGACTGCGGCGGAGCAGGAAGAAGAATCCCCCGCGCTGGCCGCCTTCTACCGGGTTGTCCGCGGCGACAGCCTGGTCAAAATCGCCCAACGGGATTACATCTACGGCAATTGGGCAAAGTGGAAACATATCTATGAAGCCAACAAGAACGCGTTCCCCCGCCGGGGCGATCCGGGTTTCATACTGCCCGGCATGATCCTGCGTATCCCGTCAATCAACGGCGAGAAGCGCAGCGGGACACGGTAGCGGCACATAGCGTGTTTTAATCGTGAATGAACACCAGTTTTCCGGTGGTTCAATTAAATCCTGACAACGTAAAACTAAAAACTAAGGCGCCGATTGGAATCGAACCAACGCATAAAGGTTTTGCAGTCCGGGTTTTTTCAAATCAGGAGCTGTCAGGACCGTTCATTCACTCCTTAAAAGATACAATTTATATGGAGGAAAATCAACTCTGACAGGCCCTGAATCTTCCTGGATTGTCCTGACATTTCGCATTTTGCTCATAGTCCTTGCTCATAGTTTACCCCTTCCAAGTCTGAACTGCCCTATCCCAATACCCTGAAAACGGTTCTTTTCGGTAGCGGGCATCGTAGACAGGCTTAAGGAAGCCCTTGATGGTCATCATAACAGCCGGGAAATCCTTGTCCATGGCAACGCCGAAGCGCCGCTGAAAAGCCTTCCACTGGGTCTGCTTATCAGGCAACAAGAGAAAGGTATCTTTGAATATGGTAGGTACTTCCGGTGTCTCGGTTTTTCGGCGTTCAAAAGTCTGACTGATAGCTTCAAGTAGCGTAGCGCCCTCAAAATCGAAGGCGCTGCACAGTTCGTAGATGTCGTAAAAATCCTTCATCCGGCTATTGGCTTCCGCAAGGTAGACGCTGGCCTGAAACTTTTCGGCAATCACCGATTCAAGGGTATAGACTTTAAGACGGGGCGGTTCCAGACCTAAGAGCGATGGGTACGTCATATCAACAGGTTTGGGGACGATAACGTCCCCAAACCCAATATCAAACTGCAAGATATGACGGCTCCGGTCAAGGAACCCGGTCAGCTTTATGCGGATCCCCTGATAGTCGGCATCTTCCTTGATCCGTTCAACGGTGATGGTTTCCGTATCGAAAGATACAGCATCATCACTGGATATCATGGCAATTTCCCTGAATATCCTGACCATTTCGTCCGGGAGGTTCTGCACTTGAAAGGCCAAGAGGTCTATATCCCGTGTTGCCCTAGCCCTCTGTTCCAGAATGGTATAAAGGAGTAACCCGCCTTTTAGGACAAAGTTTCCAGCATAGGGTGATACCGAAAGCCGGTAAAGGAGGCGCTCAATGAAGTAGTGCATCAGGATAAAGTTAAAATCCTTACCCTCCGCATCGGCTACTTTTTTGAGCCTTGCCTTGATACTATCTGCGGTCAGCTTCCTTTCGGCAGCTGCTCTCATATTGTGGTTAGGCTCAGGGCTTTGCCCTTCCCTACGAATCAAACCAGAACCTCCAGGTATGGGTGTATTACCCCTTCGATCTGGAGGAGTTTGGCATATTCATAGAGCTTTTGCAGGTTTTTCTTCCCGGTCATATAATTTTTCAGTACTTCCAGGGAGACATCTTTCCCAATTTTTAGCCGATTCCTGATAAAATCGCATACGGTACGCTCCCGGTCATACATCTTTAGGATATGATTATCAACCAGAATGGTCTCAATACCCACCGGATAGATATGATTAGCTGATTTATGGACCGTAACATGCAGATTTCCCGGCAGCGCTGGGGTCCGCATGGATACCGGCAGGGTGATTTCGATGGATTGGGGGATTACCGTTGTCAGATCATGGTATTGGGCGGCTGAAAAGAATGAGATGATACCCTCGGGAATGAGGGAGGCAACGATATCCATATCATTTAAGGTTTCCGCAAAGGGACCCCAAGCATAGTACCCCCTTCGGACTTGTGAAAGATGCCCAACCTTAATAAGTTCGGCTATGTCCTTACTACAAAACTTAGCAGAGCGGAGATTAGCCGACCTGAGAATAGGTCCATCTGCCTTGAAAAGCTCTTCGAGCTTTTGTATGCGTGTTACGGTCATTCTTTTACCCTCAATTTGTATGTATTGACAGGCAATACGATACATTTTAAAATAATGGCTGTAATAGGTTATGTCAAGTACTAAATGGTCTTCTTGATAATATCCCCACTTATGATGGCCTATATACTGCCACGACGATTTCCGTGCCACAATCAAGAGCATCTGCTCTACGATTCGGCAAAGCATGAGCGGGAAGAGGAACTGCTGGGACAATGCCTGTTTTCTCAAGGCACTGAAATCGGAACTGGAAATTCTTGGAAAGGAAGCACTCACGGATATAAGTACAGACGGCTCAAAACTATTCGTGTCATAAAATATTTTGTGAACAGAAGAAAGCTTGGACGTGTCAGAAATTCCGTGTAAATGGCAAGTCGTTATTTGAACGGAACCCGTTCATTGCCAAATTGGTTTAGCGCCGGACCCCAGTTATGAATTGGCATGGTCCATTTTTCTGACGCATTCCGAATCGCCAAATACAATATTTTGAGTATAGCATCATCATTGGGAAATGTCGATCGGTTTTTTGTAACTTTTTGAAGCTGATAATTAAGGGACTCAAGCATTAGTGGTGTAGATGGCCTTACGGATTTCCGGAGGATATTTAAAATATTCGCTCAGGTCGTCCCATTGAGCGGACCAGGATTTGTGAATCATCGGATATTTGCCATTCCAGTTTTTACCGAATTCTTCAAGGTTTTCCTGGGCAGCTTTCTCGGTGGGAGCTGTGTAAATCGCTTTTAATTCAGCGCACACTTTTTTTAGATCCTTGTACGAAACAAACTTCGTAGAATTGCGGATCATGTGGACGATGCACAGCTGGACACGGGTGTCAGGGTACACCGCCCGGACTGCCTCAGGAAAGCCTGAGAGCCCATCCATGCAGGCAATGAGGATGTCAGCGACCCCGCGATTTTTTAGTTCGTTGAGAACCCCCATCCAGAATTTGGCTCCCTCGTTCTCCGATATCCAAAGCCCTAAAACTTCCTTCTGGCCGTCAAAATCCACTCCCAGAGCCACATAGACGCTCTTGGTACAGCTTTTCCCATCCTGCTTGCTCTTTATCCGCAGGGCGTCCAGATACACAATAGCGTAGGATTTTTCCAGCTGCCGGTTCTGCCACTCCTTAACTTCCTCCATCACCGCCTCGGTTACCCGGCTTATCAAATCCGGCGAGACTTCAACATTATAGATTTTTTCCAAGTGGGCCTTAATATCTCTCGCGGTCATTCCGAAGGAGTACATCGAAATTATCTGGTCGTTAAAAAGAGGAACCCGTTTTTCATATTTTGGTATTATCTGCGGCTCGAAGGTCCCGTTCCGGCCGTCCCCGCTGTTGTCGCCCTCGCTGCAGTGCTTCTCGTACCCCAGGTGTTCGTCCATTTCGGCTTCCATGATCTTGCTTAACAGTTTTCCCGTAAGCTGCTTTAACAAGCCGTCCTGTCCCAGAACCTCGTCCCGGGACAATCCCTTCAGATTTACCTGGTCCAGCATCTGATCGATCAGATCTTTCTCTTTCGGTTTTCATGTCTTGGCCATCTTTATTCCCTTGGAATTCTACCATCTTTGGCCATTTACACATACTTCCTGACACGCCCAAGCTTTACGCGCCAGCCCTTACATCCCGCAAAATTTACTTTAACCATTCAATTTTATATCTAGCACCAATGGGAGATTTAAGTTCTAAAACGCCTTGGCTATGGTTCTCTTGACTCCATTTGCTATTTAAAGTCTTCTCGGCAATACGAGAATTTAAACCTGCTTCTGCATTATCGCCTGTTAAATATCCCAATTCATCAATTGGCATTTCTCCCGTAAACCGTACTCCAATGCAATCAACTGCATTTATACGTACAGGTATCGACCATATTAATTCTTTATTTATGGCGACTATTCCATCTTTTTTAATGACGTTATTAAATTGATTTCTATCAAAATCATGTTTAATTTTTTGATTTATATTATTTTGCTCCTCTTTTGGAGCTGCAAGTATAGCTGCAGTTTCCGTGAGGCCAAACAATGAAAGTTCTTTTGCGATTGCAACTTGCCGAGCAGAACCAAGAATTTGTTCGGGATTATATTTTTTGATCTCATTCCTAAACCAATCAGATTCCGGATCAGCAATTGCTAAAAGAGCTTTCTCGTTTGAATCATCTTGTGGGATAAACATTCCTGCCGCTAATGTGTGAATAAATTGTTCACCATTAGCCATTTTAACATTCCTTTTTTGTTCTTTCCCTCGCTCAATTGCAGTCCATATCCTTCCTTGATTTGTTTGTGTCCCTTTACATTCAAGCACACTCATATTACCACTTAAGTCATATGCAATATAGTCCGGAACCTTTGCCGGCCCTTTTTTTGCATTATTAATTGGAAAAATTGTGCCCAGTTTTTTCATTACATGATTTGTATCAGCATAAGACAGAAATCCAAGTATAGAATACAATGCCCATGTCGTAAATCCAACACCAAGTTCATCACTTGCAACAGCTTTTTGATGAAAATCTATATCAGTCCATTCTGTACGAAATTTTAATTTCTTTTCATCTTTGAAGGCCGGAAAATAACGTAACCATGCCCAACAATCTGCGAGTGTTATTCCACATGTAATTGGCGACCTTGTCCAGATTCCGGCAAAAAGCAAGCAGGCATCTAAGTCAATATCCAATGATCCTATGTTCCCCAGCGATAAAAGACTGGGTGGAACATCATGGGGGGATTTCCAGCTTGAACTATCAATTGCTACATTAATTGTTTTAATATTTGCCATTATGTTTTCTCAAAAATTCTGAACAAATTATACATAATTCCCTTTCAATTCCAGGGGTAAAGTCCAACT of the Treponema primitia ZAS-1 genome contains:
- a CDS encoding nucleotidyl transferase AbiEii/AbiGii toxin family protein; translated protein: MIRREGQSPEPNHNMRAAAERKLTADSIKARLKKVADAEGKDFNFILMHYFIERLLYRLSVSPYAGNFVLKGGLLLYTILEQRARATRDIDLLAFQVQNLPDEMVRIFREIAMISSDDAVSFDTETITVERIKEDADYQGIRIKLTGFLDRSRHILQFDIGFGDVIVPKPVDMTYPSLLGLEPPRLKVYTLESVIAEKFQASVYLAEANSRMKDFYDIYELCSAFDFEGATLLEAISQTFERRKTETPEVPTIFKDTFLLLPDKQTQWKAFQRRFGVAMDKDFPAVMMTIKGFLKPVYDARYRKEPFSGYWDRAVQTWKG
- a CDS encoding type IV toxin-antitoxin system AbiEi family antitoxin domain-containing protein, which encodes MTVTRIQKLEELFKADGPILRSANLRSAKFCSKDIAELIKVGHLSQVRRGYYAWGPFAETLNDMDIVASLIPEGIISFFSAAQYHDLTTVIPQSIEITLPVSMRTPALPGNLHVTVHKSANHIYPVGIETILVDNHILKMYDRERTVCDFIRNRLKIGKDVSLEVLKNYMTGKKNLQKLYEYAKLLQIEGVIHPYLEVLV